One segment of bacterium DNA contains the following:
- a CDS encoding DMT family transporter: MLKVGISLGMAILFGAIGDILMSKGMQENGAVSIRRISDVPKIAKLVFSRPLVILGVVSMAIYFGSYVAVLGWIDVSVANPLTALSYLIASAYAAFVMKEKLGIARTAGILLIVLGAILVGLSS, from the coding sequence ATGCTTAAAGTTGGAATTTCCCTCGGGATGGCAATCTTATTCGGCGCTATCGGCGATATCCTGATGAGCAAAGGCATGCAGGAAAATGGAGCCGTCAGCATCCGCCGCATCAGCGACGTGCCCAAAATAGCTAAACTCGTCTTTTCAAGGCCGCTGGTGATACTTGGAGTGGTCTCGATGGCGATCTACTTCGGATCATACGTGGCTGTCTTGGGCTGGATCGATGTTAGTGTGGCAAATCCGCTTACGGCACTCAGTTACCTGATCGCAAGCGCTTATGCGGCTTTTGTTATGAAAGAGAAACTCGGTATCGCGCGTACTGCGGGAATTTTGCTGATAGTTCTGGGGGCAATTTTGGTCGGTTTAAGTTCATAA
- a CDS encoding Gfo/Idh/MocA family oxidoreductase: MNSKPISLGIVGLGRATQSMHLKELEGRESKFRIVAACDVIEDRRAMMTEHYGCPAYEKIEDLIADPQVEMVDIVTRSPDHFAHAKMALEAGKYVFLEKPMCTNYKDALALSKIAESTGNRLYIRHNRRFEPAFTHIREIISSGILGDVYQIKLQRAQYMRRGDWQTIKECGGGMLLNWGPHIIDHSLRLLESPVKSMFSDLKRVAAIGNAEDHIKIVFMGENGRMVDMEICFGAALSQDVYMIWGTRGALSSDEKTIKLRYIDPNQQLSDKFANPGTPNIGDYCLPEKLEWIEESIPVDPQLKVDMTSIWDYLYSTVREGKPFPITIDEALGVIKVISEVKAGTEFSG; encoded by the coding sequence ATGAATAGCAAGCCAATCAGTCTGGGAATAGTCGGCCTCGGTCGAGCCACGCAGTCGATGCATCTGAAAGAACTGGAGGGCAGAGAATCAAAGTTCAGGATAGTTGCGGCGTGTGATGTAATCGAGGATCGGCGTGCAATGATGACCGAGCATTACGGCTGTCCTGCTTACGAGAAGATTGAGGACCTGATAGCCGATCCACAGGTTGAAATGGTAGACATAGTGACCCGTTCTCCCGATCATTTCGCACATGCGAAGATGGCTCTGGAGGCCGGCAAATATGTATTTCTCGAAAAGCCCATGTGCACCAATTATAAGGATGCTCTTGCCTTATCCAAGATAGCCGAATCCACTGGCAACAGGCTATATATCCGCCACAACAGACGTTTCGAGCCGGCGTTTACGCATATTCGAGAGATCATATCATCGGGGATTCTGGGTGATGTATATCAGATCAAGCTGCAGCGGGCGCAGTATATGCGACGCGGCGATTGGCAGACGATCAAGGAGTGCGGAGGCGGCATGCTGCTCAACTGGGGGCCGCATATCATCGACCATTCTCTTCGCCTGCTGGAGTCTCCGGTCAAGTCTATGTTCAGTGATCTCAAGCGGGTTGCGGCTATAGGCAACGCCGAAGATCACATCAAGATAGTGTTTATGGGTGAGAACGGCCGGATGGTGGACATGGAGATATGCTTTGGTGCTGCTTTGAGCCAGGATGTGTATATGATATGGGGCACACGCGGTGCGCTTTCGAGTGATGAGAAGACAATCAAGCTGCGTTATATCGACCCGAACCAGCAGCTTTCAGATAAGTTTGCAAATCCCGGCACACCTAATATCGGCGATTACTGCCTGCCTGAAAAGCTCGAATGGATAGAAGAGTCGATTCCGGTAGATCCTCAGCTCAAGGTTGATATGACATCCATATGGGACTATCTGTATTCCACTGTCCGTGAGGGCAAGCCATTCCCAATCACGATAGACGAGGCTTTGGGTGTGATAAAGGTCATTTCTGAGGTGAAAGCGGGCACCGAATTTAGCGGTTAG
- a CDS encoding EamA family transporter, with the protein MDQKTLKIEPIVQREKTLMQRLSRNKIKVLIAMFFAVIFGAFGDISIRYGMRNVEAAQHFCLYGHFICASTNPFVWIGVLLLVLFFILYLTSLSWEELSYVLPLTAADYVLVTLLAYLLLGEDVSPMRWAGSLLVATGIALVVRT; encoded by the coding sequence TTGGATCAGAAGACTTTAAAGATAGAACCTATTGTGCAGAGAGAAAAGACGTTGATGCAAAGGCTCAGCAGAAACAAGATAAAAGTGCTTATCGCGATGTTCTTCGCGGTCATATTCGGAGCGTTCGGAGACATATCTATCCGCTACGGAATGCGAAATGTGGAAGCAGCTCAACATTTCTGCCTGTATGGTCATTTCATCTGCGCTTCGACAAACCCGTTCGTCTGGATAGGTGTGCTATTGCTGGTGTTGTTCTTTATACTCTACCTTACATCGCTGTCATGGGAAGAACTCAGCTATGTGCTGCCGCTGACTGCTGCCGACTATGTGCTCGTCACACTTCTGGCATATTTACTGCTGGGAGAAGATGTCTCGCCTATGCGCTGGGCGGGAAGCTTACTTGTGGCGACTGGAATAGCGCTGGTGGTGAGGACATAA
- a CDS encoding bifunctional (p)ppGpp synthetase/guanosine-3',5'-bis(diphosphate) 3'-pyrophosphohydrolase, with translation MQGDQVISVIVQMADIDSIISKVLEYNDAADTDLIRRAYEFASVAHKDQLRETGDPYITHPLATAEILTDLEMDTASIAAALLHDVVEDQDYSIDDIKDKFGSEIAALVDGVTKLKLADFDVMDDAQERQEVPKKRRAEFKRSAENLRKIFLAMARDLRVMVIKLADRLHNMRTLSGLPEDRQKKVSQETMQIYAPLAHRLGIWKIKWELEDLAFKYIEPEAYAKVADKVSGTRGDREDDLAEAVEMIQRHLTKDGIDATIQARPKHLWSIYQKMLREEVDFSEIYDLSAIRVIVNRVGECYHALGLVHDLWMPIPERFSDYIAKPKSNMYQSLHTKVIGPRGEPLEVQIRTWDMHRVADFGVAAHWQYKERMRSGDEFERKLSWLRQQLFDWQSDSKDAGEFLHSVINDLFTDQVFVFTPRGDVIDLPAGSTPVDFAYRIHSDVGNHCVGGKVNGRIVPLTYKFNNGDIVEVITRSNAQPSLDWLAFVKTSHARNRIKGFYRRAHYAESVTKGREMLDRELEKLGHEPKELIKVSDITAVAKALNLQTEDDLYAAIGYGHVALGSVVNKLKIPEPPKSEALVIEAPKSTGKSKLAVTLDGVKNLMITRAKCCAPLPGEEVVGYVSRGKGVSLHSVTCPNVAAYRASEPERLVDINWTEADGERYPTNIAIHALNRMGLLSEITAMFSESKTNITGAKVKTMPDKTATIDLTVDLPNVHALNDLMIKVGSLSDVLKIERVAAHRSKKI, from the coding sequence GTGCAAGGCGATCAGGTAATATCAGTGATAGTTCAGATGGCCGATATCGATTCTATAATCAGCAAGGTGTTGGAATATAATGACGCGGCGGATACGGATCTGATCCGCCGTGCATACGAGTTCGCATCTGTCGCTCATAAAGATCAGCTCCGCGAGACCGGTGACCCCTACATCACTCATCCTCTGGCGACCGCCGAGATTCTGACAGATCTCGAGATGGACACAGCCAGCATCGCGGCTGCTCTGCTCCATGACGTGGTCGAAGACCAAGACTATTCGATTGACGACATAAAGGATAAATTCGGTTCCGAGATAGCAGCGCTGGTCGACGGCGTCACCAAGTTGAAACTGGCCGATTTTGACGTTATGGATGATGCGCAGGAGCGCCAGGAGGTTCCGAAGAAGCGCCGTGCCGAGTTCAAGCGAAGCGCTGAGAACCTACGCAAAATATTCCTTGCCATGGCGCGCGATCTGCGTGTTATGGTCATCAAACTTGCCGACCGGCTGCACAATATGCGGACCCTGAGCGGTCTGCCTGAGGACCGTCAGAAGAAGGTGTCGCAGGAGACGATGCAGATATACGCTCCTCTTGCGCACAGGCTGGGTATCTGGAAGATCAAATGGGAGCTTGAGGACCTGGCGTTCAAGTATATTGAGCCGGAGGCCTATGCAAAGGTTGCGGATAAGGTCTCAGGCACGCGCGGCGACCGTGAGGACGACCTGGCCGAGGCCGTTGAGATGATCCAGAGACATCTGACCAAGGACGGCATTGATGCCACGATCCAGGCAAGGCCGAAGCATCTCTGGAGCATATATCAAAAGATGCTTCGTGAGGAAGTTGATTTCTCGGAGATATACGACCTTTCGGCAATCCGGGTTATCGTGAACAGGGTAGGCGAGTGCTATCATGCGCTGGGTCTGGTCCATGACCTTTGGATGCCGATCCCCGAGAGGTTTTCGGATTACATTGCAAAGCCCAAGTCGAACATGTATCAATCGCTGCACACCAAGGTGATCGGACCGAGGGGTGAGCCTTTGGAGGTGCAGATAAGGACCTGGGATATGCACAGGGTCGCTGACTTCGGTGTAGCTGCTCACTGGCAGTATAAGGAGCGTATGCGGTCGGGCGACGAGTTCGAGCGCAAACTTTCGTGGCTGCGCCAGCAGCTCTTCGACTGGCAGTCCGACAGCAAGGATGCAGGTGAGTTCCTGCACTCGGTGATCAACGATCTGTTTACCGACCAGGTGTTTGTATTTACTCCACGGGGGGACGTTATTGACCTGCCGGCAGGCTCTACTCCAGTGGATTTCGCATATAGGATCCACAGCGATGTAGGCAACCACTGCGTCGGCGGCAAAGTAAACGGCCGGATCGTGCCTCTGACGTATAAGTTCAACAACGGCGACATAGTCGAGGTCATAACCCGGTCGAATGCACAGCCCAGCCTAGACTGGTTGGCATTTGTCAAAACTTCTCATGCCCGCAATCGTATAAAGGGTTTTTATAGGCGGGCACATTATGCCGAGTCTGTCACCAAAGGCCGCGAGATGCTCGACCGCGAGCTTGAGAAACTTGGTCATGAGCCCAAGGAACTGATAAAGGTCAGTGACATCACGGCAGTAGCCAAGGCGCTGAATTTGCAGACTGAGGACGACCTGTATGCCGCGATAGGCTATGGCCATGTCGCGCTGGGCAGTGTGGTCAACAAGCTGAAAATACCTGAGCCGCCCAAGTCTGAGGCGCTGGTGATAGAGGCTCCCAAGTCCACTGGCAAGAGCAAACTCGCCGTCACCCTCGATGGGGTGAAAAACCTCATGATAACCCGGGCAAAGTGCTGCGCGCCGCTTCCGGGTGAGGAAGTTGTCGGCTATGTCTCCCGGGGTAAAGGCGTATCTCTGCATTCTGTGACATGCCCGAATGTCGCGGCCTATAGGGCGAGTGAGCCTGAGCGTCTGGTCGATATCAACTGGACCGAGGCCGATGGCGAGCGATATCCCACAAATATTGCGATACATGCCCTGAACCGCATGGGTCTGCTCAGTGAGATTACGGCTATGTTTTCTGAGTCCAAGACAAACATAACTGGCGCCAAGGTCAAGACTATGCCTGACAAGACGGCGACAATCGATCTTACGGTCGATCTGCCGAATGTTCATGCGCTAAATGACCTTATGATCAAGGTCGGCAGCCT
- a CDS encoding radical SAM protein gives MGFLKQHHDIPNRDSTFRQVIKNGGPGFCQFAITDACNATCKFCNFRMDMGIQRTFVSLENAIAAQNILAKNGIGYIAYIGGEPTIHPKLADMITHARSLGMKTIICTNGSMLSNDQISKYADAGLDSAIISVDAPSVEAHEQNRGIYGLCSRIAYANIVLHDAGIETTASVTMSKLLGDLSKMPDFLESLNFHQVTFSYPLRILGSSFRSYSDSDLIDYTNEELVDVFENVIKMKQRFRVINPTASLREMQRFIRGEKQRFACLAGYKYFYLDWNLDVYRCHAWPEPMCSIFDFEPSKLIRDGCTRCMIDCYRDASVLHEVGMAIYDAKCSLVNGHPGKAAVRFFNINTFEAVKSVLEDMSWIRRL, from the coding sequence CTGGGATTTCTGAAGCAGCATCACGATATACCCAATAGAGATTCCACATTCAGGCAGGTAATTAAAAACGGTGGACCGGGGTTCTGCCAGTTCGCGATTACCGACGCTTGCAATGCGACATGCAAATTCTGCAACTTCCGCATGGATATGGGCATACAGCGCACATTTGTCTCGCTGGAAAACGCTATTGCGGCACAAAATATCTTGGCGAAAAACGGCATAGGATATATCGCTTACATAGGCGGTGAGCCTACAATTCACCCGAAACTTGCGGACATGATCACGCATGCGAGATCACTGGGAATGAAAACCATCATCTGCACAAATGGTTCGATGCTCTCAAATGACCAGATAAGCAAATATGCAGATGCGGGTCTGGACAGCGCAATCATATCAGTGGATGCGCCGTCCGTGGAAGCGCATGAGCAAAACAGAGGTATTTACGGACTCTGCTCACGGATCGCATATGCGAATATAGTTTTGCATGACGCAGGAATAGAGACCACGGCGTCAGTGACCATGAGCAAACTGCTCGGAGACCTCTCCAAAATGCCGGACTTCCTTGAATCGCTCAACTTTCACCAGGTGACGTTCTCATATCCCTTGAGAATCCTGGGGTCGAGTTTTCGCAGTTATTCCGACTCTGATCTGATCGACTACACAAATGAAGAGCTTGTGGATGTATTTGAAAACGTCATCAAGATGAAGCAGAGGTTTCGAGTAATAAACCCGACAGCCTCACTTCGTGAGATGCAGCGGTTCATAAGAGGCGAGAAGCAGCGCTTTGCCTGCCTTGCCGGATATAAATATTTCTACCTGGACTGGAATCTGGACGTGTATAGATGCCATGCATGGCCGGAGCCTATGTGCTCGATATTCGACTTCGAACCGTCCAAACTCATACGCGACGGCTGCACGCGGTGTATGATCGACTGCTATAGAGACGCAAGCGTGCTACATGAAGTAGGTATGGCGATATATGACGCCAAGTGCTCTCTGGTAAACGGCCATCCGGGCAAAGCTGCAGTGCGATTTTTCAACATAAACACATTTGAAGCGGTGAAGTCTGTTCTGGAGGATATGAGTTGGATCAGAAGACTTTAA
- a CDS encoding phosphatase PAP2 family protein: MRINCLHVLLVVILSMICLDNVMASDLVSDDFARSISGAVVPFIIVGELSLVSDKKEFTTGIKALGATTMTTSFLKRIVGEKRPNSDSTFSFPSGHTTAAFAMATVLSDYRPQYKWPAYITAAAIGYSRVEVGSHYWQDVIGGAAIGYYMAKTFTKEGLAPTSNGIALQWSW, from the coding sequence ATGAGAATAAACTGCCTGCATGTTCTGCTTGTAGTCATCTTATCGATGATTTGCCTGGATAATGTAATGGCTTCAGATCTGGTAAGTGATGATTTTGCTCGCAGTATATCGGGTGCTGTAGTGCCGTTTATAATTGTGGGCGAGCTGTCGTTGGTTTCAGACAAGAAAGAGTTTACGACAGGCATCAAAGCGCTCGGTGCCACAACCATGACCACCTCATTCCTCAAGCGCATAGTTGGTGAGAAGCGTCCAAACAGCGATTCCACGTTCAGCTTCCCAAGCGGCCATACAACGGCTGCATTCGCAATGGCGACGGTATTGTCCGACTACAGGCCGCAATACAAATGGCCTGCCTATATCACGGCTGCCGCGATAGGTTATTCGCGTGTCGAGGTCGGGTCTCATTACTGGCAGGATGTAATAGGCGGCGCCGCCATCGGCTATTATATGGCCAAAACTTTCACCAAGGAGGGCTTAGCTCCAACCTCCAACGGCATAGCGCTGCAGTGGAGTTGGTAA
- a CDS encoding DNA polymerase: MDSVEKILFGSDPTEGIVAVEVGTETAIIYRRIDGAMTTHETPFKRWILTTEKHQITDAQWTELDGSGYRFLAEFDSSNSYNAARYWLRDAHASHIAMPTAAKQYLTRTGQTLFKGMDFDDVVRMQLDIETLALTPDKPENEIFMVAIRDNRGFETLITGDEAQILRDTVSCVRERDPDIIEGHNIYDFDLAYMAARAKYRGVRLAFGRDGSEVIFGQKQQSAIGYYSRPFSPAHIHGRHIIDTLLAVQRWDVSRASLSSYSLKAAAKALGIAEDDREIIPHDKIAQEWHDNPERVKKYTTQDVRETDLLAGIVCPYEFYLTQMIPDTYERAATSGTGEKINSIFIRHYLSKGCAIPEQSEQKTLPGGYTEVRTAGVIEHIVKCDVESLYPSIMLTHKVKPKNDTLDIFLPALANLVQRRLAAKRKAKESQGREHAYWDGLQSAFKILINSFYGYLAGPFNFNDHDAGARVTTTGQKLVKRIVEELEKAGSMVVEVDTDGVYFSPPNDIDSEEKEVEYIERIGSALPEGIRLAHDGRYKAMISVKIKNYVLESYDGKKTFRGSALRSRADEPFGLDFISGTAEYLLRGEKDKAGELYKSLSEKISNGQLGIEKFARRERITEKTFHSTGKKRLAQAAKGMKVGQYVSIYEKNDGSIGLAGDYAGDEDRHYLLEKLYKFASRLKEAFGEDFDVLFPKPPTKKHMDPANQQTLSLFD; encoded by the coding sequence ATGGACAGTGTTGAGAAAATCCTTTTCGGCAGCGACCCGACTGAAGGAATAGTTGCTGTGGAAGTCGGAACGGAAACCGCCATTATCTATCGACGAATCGATGGCGCGATGACAACGCACGAGACGCCGTTCAAACGCTGGATACTCACGACTGAGAAGCACCAGATCACTGACGCGCAGTGGACAGAGCTTGACGGCAGCGGCTATAGATTCCTGGCAGAGTTCGACAGCAGCAATTCATATAACGCCGCACGATACTGGCTGCGTGACGCGCACGCATCGCATATCGCTATGCCGACCGCGGCAAAGCAGTATCTGACCAGGACAGGCCAAACTCTCTTTAAGGGAATGGATTTCGACGATGTCGTCCGCATGCAGCTCGATATAGAAACCCTCGCGCTCACACCCGACAAGCCTGAAAACGAGATATTCATGGTCGCTATAAGGGACAATCGAGGCTTCGAGACCCTAATCACTGGAGATGAAGCACAGATATTGAGAGATACTGTCTCATGCGTGCGTGAACGCGACCCAGACATAATAGAAGGCCACAACATATATGACTTCGACCTGGCTTACATGGCGGCTCGTGCGAAATATAGAGGTGTGAGGCTGGCATTCGGACGCGATGGTTCAGAAGTTATATTCGGCCAGAAGCAGCAGAGCGCTATAGGCTATTACTCCAGGCCGTTCAGCCCGGCTCATATCCATGGCAGGCACATAATCGACACCCTGCTGGCAGTGCAGAGGTGGGATGTGTCACGGGCGAGTCTGTCGAGCTACTCTCTCAAGGCCGCCGCTAAGGCACTGGGCATTGCGGAAGACGATAGAGAAATTATCCCTCACGACAAGATTGCGCAGGAGTGGCATGACAACCCCGAGCGGGTCAAAAAGTATACTACTCAAGATGTCAGAGAGACCGATCTGCTGGCGGGGATAGTATGCCCGTATGAGTTCTATTTGACTCAGATGATACCCGACACATATGAGCGTGCTGCGACATCCGGCACCGGCGAAAAAATCAACTCCATCTTCATTCGGCACTATCTCAGCAAGGGCTGTGCTATCCCAGAGCAGTCCGAACAAAAAACGCTGCCGGGTGGATACACGGAGGTGCGCACGGCTGGAGTGATCGAGCATATAGTCAAGTGCGATGTGGAGAGTCTGTATCCGAGTATCATGCTCACACATAAGGTCAAACCGAAAAACGATACTCTGGATATTTTCTTGCCCGCCCTCGCGAACCTGGTGCAGAGGAGACTGGCGGCCAAACGCAAGGCAAAAGAGTCGCAGGGGCGTGAACACGCATATTGGGATGGACTGCAGAGCGCGTTCAAAATCCTTATCAACTCGTTCTATGGCTACCTGGCCGGACCGTTCAATTTTAACGATCATGACGCCGGCGCAAGGGTCACGACTACGGGTCAGAAACTGGTCAAGCGGATAGTCGAGGAACTTGAAAAGGCGGGAAGTATGGTGGTGGAAGTGGACACCGATGGCGTATATTTCAGCCCGCCAAATGATATCGACAGCGAAGAAAAAGAAGTCGAATATATCGAACGCATCGGCTCGGCACTGCCCGAAGGCATCAGGCTGGCGCATGACGGTCGCTACAAAGCTATGATCTCGGTAAAGATCAAAAACTATGTGCTGGAATCATACGACGGCAAGAAGACATTTAGAGGTTCTGCTTTGAGATCACGCGCGGATGAGCCGTTCGGGTTGGATTTCATATCCGGCACTGCAGAATATCTGCTGCGAGGCGAAAAAGACAAAGCAGGCGAACTATACAAATCACTCTCTGAAAAAATCAGCAATGGTCAGCTCGGTATAGAAAAATTTGCCAGGCGAGAAAGGATCACAGAAAAGACCTTCCACTCCACAGGCAAAAAGCGGCTTGCACAGGCTGCAAAGGGCATGAAAGTCGGTCAGTATGTGAGCATCTATGAGAAAAATGACGGCTCAATCGGGCTGGCGGGTGACTATGCTGGAGATGAGGATAGACATTACCTCCTGGAGAAACTCTATAAATTCGCAAGTCGACTTAAGGAAGCGTTTGGCGAGGACTTCGATGTCTTGTTTCCTAAACCACCGACAAAGAAACACATGGATCCCGCCAATCAGCAGACATTAAGCCTATTTGACTAG
- the recJ gene encoding single-stranded-DNA-specific exonuclease RecJ produces the protein MSQVIWKVKDCDEPAAVRLHEQTGASPAVCKLLVSRGVKTGSDYDSFMNPSLSQMHDPYLLADMEEGVERLADAIVSGEKICVHGDYDVDGITSTALLVRTLRALKANVDYLLPHRQKDGYDIKPFAIDAAAQRGCSLVVSCDCGINAVSTAERARELGIDLIITDHHDPGAQLPDAAAVINPKRPDSQYPFTGLAGVGVALKLAQGLVRLLGHDDESFVSRFVDLAALGTVADVVPLLDENRTIVKLGLDAIATSKKVGLRTMLRTTGLEGKTMTAHYLAYILGPRINAVGRMDDAAAALQLLLTKDDKEASELASAMERHNSNRKVEQEKILEQTNVQFADRDLASSRILVLSSDGWNPGVIGIVAGKICETYCCPAILIARDESSGMGVGSARSIDAFHMRDALAQCSDLFTHFGGHALAAGFTIPLENIAPFEDRIGTLARESISDEAMVPRIDIDTQLAPEDINRNLADMLMCMEPFGEGNPEPVFMTTGLKVTHKQRVGDGSHLKLKVQGKNGPAIECIAFRMGDLCDGLELGGSIDMCYHVKLNKFNGTESVQLVCKAIR, from the coding sequence TTGAGTCAAGTAATTTGGAAAGTAAAAGACTGCGATGAGCCTGCAGCGGTCCGGCTGCACGAACAGACCGGCGCATCTCCTGCGGTCTGCAAGCTGCTGGTCAGCCGCGGTGTCAAGACAGGCTCTGATTACGACAGTTTTATGAACCCATCTCTTTCGCAGATGCACGATCCATATTTGCTTGCCGACATGGAGGAGGGCGTCGAGCGGCTGGCCGACGCGATTGTTTCAGGCGAAAAGATATGCGTTCACGGTGATTATGATGTGGACGGCATCACCAGCACAGCTTTATTGGTCAGGACACTGCGCGCACTCAAGGCGAATGTCGACTATTTGCTTCCTCATCGTCAGAAGGACGGCTACGACATTAAGCCGTTTGCGATAGATGCAGCTGCGCAGAGAGGCTGTTCGCTGGTAGTAAGCTGTGACTGCGGCATAAACGCCGTCTCGACCGCTGAGCGTGCCAGGGAGCTTGGCATTGACCTGATTATAACCGACCACCATGACCCCGGCGCCCAGCTTCCCGATGCCGCCGCCGTGATAAATCCCAAGAGGCCGGATTCGCAGTATCCTTTTACGGGGCTTGCGGGCGTAGGAGTGGCCCTCAAACTTGCCCAGGGGCTTGTAAGGCTGCTCGGTCATGATGACGAGTCTTTCGTCTCTCGATTTGTCGATCTGGCGGCTCTTGGGACGGTTGCTGATGTTGTCCCATTGCTCGATGAGAACCGCACGATAGTAAAGCTTGGCCTTGACGCCATAGCCACCAGCAAGAAGGTGGGTCTGAGGACCATGCTCAGGACCACCGGCCTTGAGGGCAAGACTATGACTGCACATTATCTTGCCTATATTCTCGGTCCGCGGATCAATGCCGTGGGCAGGATGGATGATGCCGCCGCCGCGCTCCAGCTCCTGCTCACAAAAGATGATAAAGAGGCGTCTGAGCTGGCTTCGGCTATGGAGAGGCACAATTCCAACCGCAAGGTCGAGCAGGAAAAAATTCTGGAGCAGACGAATGTCCAGTTCGCAGATAGAGACTTGGCCTCTAGCCGTATTCTTGTGCTTTCGAGCGATGGCTGGAACCCAGGCGTAATAGGCATAGTCGCGGGCAAGATATGCGAGACCTACTGCTGCCCGGCTATCCTTATCGCTCGAGACGAATCGTCAGGTATGGGTGTCGGTTCGGCGCGCAGTATAGATGCTTTTCATATGCGCGATGCTCTCGCGCAGTGTTCGGACCTTTTTACCCATTTCGGCGGTCATGCTCTGGCTGCAGGCTTCACGATCCCACTTGAGAATATTGCGCCTTTTGAAGACCGGATCGGTACTCTTGCACGCGAATCGATCTCAGATGAGGCGATGGTCCCGCGAATAGATATAGACACTCAGCTTGCGCCTGAGGATATTAATCGTAATCTAGCGGATATGCTGATGTGCATGGAGCCTTTTGGCGAAGGCAACCCCGAGCCTGTTTTCATGACCACCGGGCTGAAAGTCACCCATAAACAGAGGGTAGGGGACGGCTCTCATCTCAAGCTCAAAGTGCAGGGCAAAAATGGTCCCGCAATCGAGTGCATCGCGTTCAGAATGGGCGATCTTTGCGATGGGCTTGAGCTTGGCGGGAGCATAGATATGTGTTACCATGTTAAGCTAAATAAGTTCAATGGCACCGAGTCGGTGCAGTTGGTGTGCAAGGCGATCAGGTAA